The Acidicapsa ligni genome has a window encoding:
- a CDS encoding MaoC family dehydratase produces MKNPNPDAAKHKDIPLFHSEDWHYEDFEIGSRMRSIRRTISEGESMAFNALVMDMHPYVADEVFAVEEGIFGRRIVAGAFVFSLGLGLMAHNCVHTFSYGYDKLRFIKPVFLGDTIYTIRTNLEKAPKYPDMGIVRVSYEVFKHPGELVLYCEHLQTAKYKAPANFQSQIKQ; encoded by the coding sequence ATGAAGAATCCGAATCCCGACGCAGCGAAGCACAAGGATATCCCGCTCTTTCACTCGGAAGACTGGCACTACGAAGATTTTGAGATCGGTAGCCGTATGCGCTCCATTCGGCGCACGATCTCAGAGGGCGAGAGCATGGCCTTCAATGCGCTGGTCATGGACATGCACCCTTATGTCGCCGATGAAGTCTTTGCCGTTGAAGAGGGTATCTTCGGAAGAAGAATCGTAGCCGGTGCTTTTGTCTTCAGCCTTGGCCTCGGACTCATGGCGCACAACTGCGTTCATACCTTCAGCTACGGCTATGACAAGCTGCGTTTCATCAAGCCCGTCTTTCTGGGAGACACGATTTACACCATTCGCACCAACCTTGAGAAAGCGCCCAAATATCCAGACATGGGGATCGTGCGCGTTTCCTATGAAGTCTTCAAACACCCCGGCGAACTCGTCCTCTACTGTGAGCACCTGCAGACGGCGAAATATAAGGCGCCAGCAAACTTTCAATCTCAGATAAAGCAATAA
- a CDS encoding IclR family transcriptional regulator has product MPKQKVVEPASRYTTPALEKGLDILELFASTSEELTKREVARRLGRTVSEIFRMLVCLEGRGYLAESPGEDRLRLTLKLFKLGQEHPPVKRLTEKAIPIMHDVAQKTNQSCHLGVLDGGQVIILAQADAPTSTGFYVKAGSSVDLMEAATGHVILAHQRAEIRERAILEWQRDTKKNVPSDLERHLSKIRQRGYEERESYQVSGVMNISFPIMDNQGYAIAALSIPFLKRIQDQTTGKDVRAHLRQASLQISKEIGGD; this is encoded by the coding sequence GTGCCTAAGCAAAAGGTAGTTGAACCAGCATCTCGATACACCACTCCGGCCCTCGAAAAAGGCCTGGACATCCTCGAACTGTTCGCATCCACATCAGAAGAACTGACCAAGCGTGAGGTCGCTCGCCGGCTAGGTCGCACCGTTTCTGAAATCTTCCGAATGCTTGTATGCCTTGAAGGACGAGGCTATCTGGCCGAGTCACCGGGAGAGGATCGCCTGCGGTTAACGCTGAAGCTCTTCAAGCTCGGGCAGGAACATCCTCCCGTGAAACGCCTGACAGAAAAAGCGATTCCCATCATGCACGACGTCGCTCAAAAAACTAACCAATCCTGCCACCTCGGCGTACTCGATGGCGGCCAGGTGATCATTCTCGCCCAGGCAGATGCACCCACCAGTACGGGCTTCTACGTCAAAGCCGGTTCAAGCGTTGACCTCATGGAAGCAGCCACAGGCCATGTAATCCTTGCACATCAACGTGCAGAGATACGCGAACGCGCCATTCTCGAATGGCAGCGCGATACCAAGAAAAATGTCCCATCCGATCTGGAAAGGCATCTCTCGAAAATCCGCCAGCGGGGCTATGAAGAACGCGAAAGCTACCAGGTAAGCGGAGTGATGAATATCAGCTTTCCGATAATGGATAACCAGGGCTACGCCATTGCAGCCCTCTCCATTCCCTTTCTGAAAAGAATTCAGGATCAAACCACAGGTAAGGACGTTCGCGCCCACCTGCGGCAAGCCAGCCTGCAAATCTCCAAAGAGATCGGCGGAGACTGA
- a CDS encoding L-rhamnose mutarotase, whose amino-acid sequence MMKRYGMVIRLRSEHEEAYRVAHSAVPQDVLHTIRECNIENYSIFLRSSVLFGYFEYVGSDFSADMAKMAADPATQRWWAIMNPMQEPFPDRPAGEWWSQMDEVFHLD is encoded by the coding sequence ATGATGAAGCGATATGGAATGGTCATTCGACTGAGGTCTGAACACGAGGAGGCATACAGGGTCGCGCATAGTGCAGTCCCGCAGGATGTGCTTCACACGATTCGCGAATGCAATATAGAAAACTACTCGATCTTTCTTCGTAGCTCGGTATTGTTTGGCTACTTCGAGTATGTCGGATCGGACTTCTCCGCAGATATGGCCAAGATGGCTGCTGACCCTGCAACGCAACGATGGTGGGCAATCATGAACCCGATGCAGGAACCGTTTCCGGATCGACCTGCGGGGGAGTGGTGGTCGCAGATGGATGAGGTCTTTCACCTGGACTGA
- a CDS encoding Gfo/Idh/MocA family protein — MAFDHPHTSALPDTQSIKMPRPKQPRPILVIGAGGIVRAAHLPAYAMAGFPVIGIMDENAERATSLATERGIPNAFSTIAEAVRFAPDDVIFDVAVPASQLVHILPQLKDGTAVLMQKPMGETLAEAAAIREICRNKGLTASVNFSLRYSPNNLAVQALADAGMIGAIHDVEVQTSTFTPWHLWTFLATAPRLEILYHSIHYFDLIRSWLGNPRSVSAKTVKSPHAAGLAATKTVAILDYGDAMRVFVATNHSHEFGEAHQHSFVQFEGLHGAARMTMGVNLDYPTGRPDTVEYARRGAGEASWTSVPIQGNNFPDGFMGPMGALQAYVEGSAASLPTHFEDAYETMALVEALYRSSDNGAAYVSFKDDI; from the coding sequence ATGGCTTTCGATCACCCGCATACATCGGCGCTTCCGGATACACAGTCGATCAAGATGCCACGGCCTAAACAGCCACGGCCAATCCTTGTGATTGGGGCGGGAGGCATCGTTCGCGCGGCGCACCTGCCGGCCTATGCGATGGCTGGTTTTCCTGTTATTGGAATCATGGATGAGAATGCGGAACGGGCAACGAGCCTGGCTACGGAGCGCGGTATTCCGAATGCCTTTTCCACGATTGCCGAGGCGGTTCGTTTCGCTCCTGATGATGTCATTTTTGATGTCGCAGTTCCGGCTTCTCAGTTGGTGCATATTCTTCCTCAACTGAAGGATGGAACTGCTGTGCTGATGCAGAAGCCGATGGGCGAGACGCTGGCAGAAGCTGCGGCCATACGCGAAATCTGCAGGAATAAAGGGCTAACCGCATCGGTGAATTTTTCGTTGCGATACTCACCCAACAATCTTGCTGTGCAGGCGCTTGCGGATGCCGGGATGATTGGCGCGATTCACGATGTCGAGGTGCAGACGAGTACGTTTACTCCGTGGCATCTATGGACATTTTTAGCAACTGCGCCACGATTGGAAATTCTCTATCACAGCATTCATTACTTCGACCTGATTCGTTCGTGGCTGGGCAATCCTCGCAGCGTTTCGGCAAAGACGGTGAAGAGTCCTCATGCGGCGGGGCTGGCAGCGACGAAGACGGTGGCGATTCTCGATTATGGCGATGCGATGCGGGTGTTTGTCGCGACGAATCACAGTCATGAATTTGGAGAAGCACATCAGCATAGCTTTGTGCAGTTTGAAGGATTGCATGGTGCTGCGCGCATGACGATGGGTGTGAACCTCGATTATCCAACCGGAAGACCGGACACGGTGGAGTATGCTCGGCGTGGTGCTGGCGAGGCTTCGTGGACTTCTGTTCCAATCCAGGGCAACAATTTTCCTGATGGGTTCATGGGCCCGATGGGAGCTTTGCAGGCTTATGTAGAAGGCTCTGCGGCCAGTTTGCCAACGCATTTTGAAGACGCATATGAGACGATGGCTCTGGTCGAGGCGCTTTACCGTTCGAGTGATAACGGCGCGGCTTATGTCTCATTCAAGGACGACATTTAA